The following are encoded in a window of Bacteroidales bacterium genomic DNA:
- a CDS encoding TonB-dependent receptor, translating into MYKLINISIKAFLLSILFIINIDAQEKHTISGYVKDASTGEELIGATIYFNELKAGGATNVYGFYSLTVPSGKYNLKYSFIGYKPQTIQIDFNKSLKQNIELSPATSTINEIVVNGEAVDNNIKSTEMGIVKINPKEIKAIPVIFGEQDILKTIQLMPGVNSAGEGNSGFYVRGGTADQNLILLDEAPVYNASHLMGFFSVFNSDAIKDMKLYKGNAPAEYGGRLSSVLDVKMNEGNSKELSVSGGLGLISSRLTVEAPIVKDKGSFIISGRRTYADVFLNFSSDEMQKNTILYFYDLNMKANYRFNENNRIFLSGYFGRDVFGFSDRMGFDWGNATATLRWNHLFNDKLFLNSSLIYSNYNYVISISGFDNLIDIQSGIKDINLKEDFTYFISPENTLKFGFNSIYHTFMPGEVTVSDDSFVNSKIIDEKYSFESAAYISHEFDVSNLLKLNYGLRYSMFNVIGPGNVYSFNDEDEILDTTSYNSGDKIKNYGGFEPRISANYILNEKSSVKASYTKNYQYIHLLSNSTSSSPTDLWLPSSSIIEPQISDQIALGYFRNFYNNKFETSVEIYYKNMQNQIDYQNGADILLNEKVESQLVFGEGRSYGIELFVKKKFGKLNGWIGYTLARTERTFDEINNGDWYPAKQDRTHDISIVGIYELNKRWTFSATWVYNTGNAVTFPSGKYMVDGLTIPLYTDRNGYRMPDYHRLDIGATIISKKTKKYESSWNFSVYNAYARKNAYSIDFRENENDPTKTEAVRLALFQIVPSITYNFKF; encoded by the coding sequence ATGTATAAGTTAATTAATATTTCAATAAAAGCTTTTTTATTATCAATACTATTTATTATTAATATTGATGCTCAGGAAAAGCATACAATCAGTGGATATGTTAAAGATGCTTCAACAGGAGAGGAATTAATTGGAGCTACTATATACTTTAATGAATTAAAAGCCGGCGGAGCAACTAATGTTTATGGATTTTATTCGCTTACTGTCCCTTCAGGAAAATACAATTTAAAGTACAGTTTTATTGGCTATAAGCCTCAAACTATTCAAATTGATTTTAATAAAAGCCTTAAACAAAATATTGAGCTTTCTCCTGCAACAAGTACAATTAACGAGATTGTGGTAAACGGAGAAGCTGTTGATAATAATATTAAATCAACAGAAATGGGTATTGTTAAGATTAACCCTAAGGAAATAAAAGCAATACCTGTAATTTTTGGTGAGCAGGATATTTTAAAAACAATTCAATTAATGCCGGGAGTAAATTCAGCAGGAGAGGGGAATAGCGGTTTTTATGTTCGAGGAGGAACAGCCGACCAAAATCTTATACTTTTAGATGAAGCTCCTGTTTATAATGCTTCACATTTGATGGGTTTTTTCTCTGTTTTTAATTCCGATGCAATTAAAGATATGAAATTATATAAAGGTAATGCTCCGGCTGAATATGGTGGACGTTTATCTTCGGTTTTAGATGTTAAAATGAACGAAGGTAATTCTAAAGAACTTAGTGTTTCAGGTGGTTTGGGACTAATATCATCACGACTTACTGTTGAAGCTCCGATTGTAAAAGATAAAGGTTCGTTTATTATCTCAGGCAGAAGAACTTATGCTGATGTTTTTTTAAATTTTTCATCTGATGAAATGCAGAAAAACACTATTCTTTATTTTTATGATTTGAATATGAAAGCTAATTATCGCTTTAATGAAAACAACAGGATATTTCTTTCAGGATATTTTGGCAGAGATGTATTTGGATTTTCCGACAGGATGGGATTCGACTGGGGAAATGCAACTGCTACTTTAAGATGGAATCATCTTTTTAATGATAAATTGTTTCTTAATAGCTCATTAATATACAGCAATTATAATTATGTAATTAGCATTAGCGGTTTTGACAATTTAATAGATATCCAATCGGGAATTAAAGATATTAATCTTAAAGAAGATTTTACTTATTTTATCAGCCCTGAAAACACATTAAAATTCGGATTTAACAGTATTTATCATACTTTCATGCCGGGTGAGGTAACAGTAAGCGATGATAGTTTTGTTAACAGTAAAATTATTGATGAAAAATATTCTTTCGAAAGTGCTGCTTATATATCACATGAATTTGATGTTTCAAACTTATTGAAACTTAACTATGGACTGCGTTATTCTATGTTTAATGTTATAGGTCCAGGAAATGTTTATTCATTTAATGATGAAGATGAAATACTTGATACAACTTCATATAATAGTGGAGATAAAATAAAAAATTATGGCGGTTTTGAACCTAGAATTTCTGCTAATTATATATTAAATGAAAAAAGTTCGGTTAAAGCATCATATACAAAGAATTACCAGTATATTCATTTGCTTTCGAATTCTACATCATCATCACCGACAGATTTGTGGCTTCCGAGTAGCAGTATTATAGAACCACAGATTTCTGACCAGATTGCATTAGGCTATTTCAGGAATTTTTATAATAATAAATTTGAGACATCAGTTGAAATATATTATAAAAATATGCAGAACCAAATTGATTATCAAAACGGTGCAGATATTCTTCTGAACGAAAAAGTTGAGTCGCAGCTTGTTTTTGGCGAAGGTAGGTCTTATGGAATTGAACTATTTGTGAAAAAGAAATTCGGTAAACTTAATGGTTGGATAGGCTATACACTTGCCAGAACAGAAAGAACATTCGATGAAATAAATAATGGGGACTGGTATCCGGCAAAACAAGACAGAACACATGATATATCAATTGTTGGGATTTACGAATTAAATAAAAGATGGACTTTTTCAGCTACATGGGTTTATAATACGGGTAATGCGGTAACATTTCCAAGCGGTAAATACATGGTTGACGGGCTTACTATTCCATTATATACTGATAGGAACGGTTATAGAATGCCTGATTATCATCGCTTAGATATAGGAGCAACCATAATTAGTAAAAAGACTAAAAAATATGAATCGAGCTGGAATTTTTCTGTTTACAATGCTTATGCACGTAAAAATGCTTATTCCATTGATTTCAGGGAAAATGAAAACGACCCAACTAAGACCGAAGCAGTTAGATTAGCTTTATTCCAGATTGTTCCATCAATTACATATAATTTTAAGTTTTGA
- a CDS encoding type II toxin-antitoxin system ParD family antitoxin has product MGKNTSISLGEHFESFIQNGIISGRYNSASEIIRSALRLLESEENKANEIRKALELGENSKILDDFDPVAKLHDLHKRYL; this is encoded by the coding sequence ATGGGAAAAAATACATCAATATCATTAGGAGAACATTTTGAGAGTTTTATTCAGAATGGTATAATTTCAGGAAGATACAATTCTGCAAGTGAAATTATTAGATCAGCATTAAGACTGCTTGAATCAGAAGAGAACAAAGCAAATGAAATAAGAAAGGCTCTTGAACTTGGTGAAAACAGCAAGATTTTGGATGATTTTGATCCTGTAGCCAAATTACATGATTTACACAAAAGATATTTATGA
- a CDS encoding type II toxin-antitoxin system RelE/ParE family toxin, whose product MSGKSKAHIKSGYRSSKVKSHLIFYRKNENGQIEVIRILHQMMDLENRLRE is encoded by the coding sequence ATGAGTGGAAAGTCTAAGGCTCACATTAAAAGTGGATATCGATCATCAAAAGTAAAATCACATTTGATATTTTACAGAAAGAATGAAAATGGACAGATTGAAGTAATAAGAATTTTACATCAGATGATGGATTTAGAAAATAGGCTCAGAGAATAA
- a CDS encoding Crp/Fnr family transcriptional regulator, whose translation MYSKISETPIFKGINPGEIVHILNFVHHQIRTYKLETIIAYSGDECKNLYILIDGSVRGEVVDFNGKIIKIEDIYAPDTFAEAFLFASENNLLVNIVANTKTKILIIHKDDLIKLFQSNKKILENYLNIISNRFVLVTKKLKFLSLKTIKGKLANYILSLERKNKGKQQFLMDKTQEQLAEYFGITRPSLARTIGEMKNEGLIEINRKEIKILNKNRLVQMLK comes from the coding sequence ATGTATTCAAAAATTTCAGAAACTCCGATTTTTAAAGGAATTAATCCCGGCGAAATAGTACATATATTAAATTTTGTTCATCATCAAATAAGAACTTACAAGCTTGAAACAATTATTGCATACAGTGGTGATGAATGCAAAAATTTGTATATTTTAATAGATGGAAGTGTAAGAGGTGAGGTTGTTGATTTTAATGGGAAAATAATTAAAATAGAAGATATATATGCTCCTGATACATTTGCAGAAGCATTTTTATTTGCCAGTGAGAATAATTTACTTGTAAACATTGTAGCAAATACAAAAACTAAGATTTTAATTATTCACAAAGATGATTTAATAAAATTATTTCAATCGAATAAAAAAATATTAGAAAATTATCTGAATATTATTTCAAACAGATTTGTGCTTGTTACAAAAAAATTAAAATTTTTATCATTAAAAACGATTAAAGGAAAACTTGCAAATTATATTTTAAGTCTGGAAAGAAAAAATAAAGGAAAACAACAATTTTTAATGGACAAAACACAGGAACAACTGGCAGAATATTTTGGAATAACTCGTCCTTCATTAGCAAGAACTATTGGCGAAATGAAAAATGAAGGATTGATAGAAATTAACAGGAAAGAAATAAAAATTCTTAATAAAAACCGTTTGGTTCAAATGCTTAAATAA
- a CDS encoding LD-carboxypeptidase, with product MNNTRIRFLILIILLLEASSAHILLGQVPIKPLRLNQGDTIGLIAPGWLITEKQLKESIEQITQLGFVPIYTKRILGKNGYFSGTDEQRASDLNEMFLNPQVKGIICANGGYGCTRILDLIDYQVIKENPKIIVGFSDITALLNAIHQKTNLITFHGPISRTIKYDYSASQFKKVVMNTKKKLIIENCTEDLEKSTDKSEYNRYTIASGNAIGELVGGNLTIITSMIGTDYQLDFTDKIVFLEDIGEEPYRIDRMLTQLIETGELQKASGIVLGIFRGCEKSDKSKAPNSFSLQEVIEERIKPLNIPAVYGLSFGHNKNNFTIPIGIKTKLDADKMTIELLENAVK from the coding sequence ATGAATAATACAAGAATTAGATTTTTAATATTGATTATTTTATTACTTGAAGCAAGTTCAGCACATATCTTACTTGGACAGGTTCCAATAAAACCTCTTCGATTAAATCAAGGTGATACAATAGGATTGATTGCTCCTGGATGGTTGATTACAGAAAAACAACTTAAAGAATCAATAGAGCAAATTACACAGCTTGGATTTGTACCAATTTATACGAAAAGAATTTTAGGCAAAAATGGATATTTCAGTGGAACAGATGAGCAACGTGCTTCTGACTTGAATGAAATGTTTTTAAATCCTCAAGTAAAAGGAATTATTTGTGCAAATGGTGGATACGGTTGTACTCGTATACTTGATTTGATAGATTATCAAGTAATAAAAGAAAACCCTAAAATTATTGTTGGTTTTAGTGATATAACTGCACTTTTAAATGCAATCCATCAAAAGACAAACCTAATAACTTTTCATGGTCCAATTAGTCGAACAATAAAATATGATTATAGTGCATCTCAATTTAAAAAGGTAGTAATGAATACCAAAAAGAAACTTATAATTGAGAATTGTACGGAGGATTTAGAGAAATCTACAGATAAATCAGAATACAACAGGTACACTATTGCCTCAGGTAATGCAATAGGGGAATTAGTTGGTGGAAATCTTACCATAATTACATCTATGATTGGTACAGATTATCAATTGGATTTTACAGACAAGATTGTATTCTTGGAGGATATAGGAGAAGAACCTTATCGAATCGACAGAATGTTAACTCAATTGATAGAAACAGGTGAATTGCAAAAAGCATCAGGAATAGTATTAGGAATATTCCGAGGTTGTGAGAAATCAGATAAATCAAAGGCTCCAAATTCTTTTTCATTACAAGAGGTAATCGAAGAAAGAATTAAGCCTTTAAATATTCCTGCTGTTTACGGTTTGTCTTTTGGTCACAATAAGAATAATTTTACTATTCCAATTGGAATTAAGACAAAATTAGATGCAGATAAGATGACAATAGAATTATTAGAAAATGCAGTTAAATAA
- a CDS encoding OsmC family protein gives MKITTKLLKNFQTEIENERGDKIISDLPKSHGGDNKGATSLEIVTMGLSSCISSVFLLVASKMRLNIENIIVEIDSGKTKEGNAIAFSTAVVKVKSLETEKKLQNCLESTIQNCPVGIIFEKAGIPVEHKLIILN, from the coding sequence ATGAAAATAACAACAAAATTATTAAAAAATTTTCAAACAGAAATTGAAAATGAAAGAGGTGACAAAATCATTTCTGATTTACCAAAATCTCATGGAGGTGATAATAAAGGTGCTACATCATTGGAAATAGTAACAATGGGACTTTCAAGCTGTATATCAAGTGTTTTTTTACTTGTTGCTTCAAAAATGCGATTAAATATTGAAAATATTATCGTTGAAATAGATTCGGGAAAAACTAAAGAGGGTAACGCTATTGCTTTTTCTACGGCAGTTGTAAAAGTTAAATCATTAGAAACAGAAAAAAAATTACAGAACTGTTTGGAATCAACAATACAGAACTGTCCTGTAGGAATTATTTTTGAAAAAGCCGGTATTCCGGTAGAACACAAATTAATTATATTAAATTAA